A genomic window from Nicotiana sylvestris chromosome 11, ASM39365v2, whole genome shotgun sequence includes:
- the LOC104239873 gene encoding HVA22-like protein f, with the protein MGFLTSTLHLIDFLAWPVLALGYPLCASIRAIETGSKYHMRKLVTYWTIFSFVSLFDCLFEKLIQWVPLWPYIKLHTICWLVIPQFNGACYFYGNLIHPCLSVNVITQVYDVYQRLLCLCLSVNLQTVTDWFNKPMEEPCESLVSVAKEENRSDAPDKLNSNKSKYFSLNHHVEEIKTTNNSDEAGMLNPNQRGVPVWEDILM; encoded by the exons ATGGGTTTTCTCACAAGTACGCTTCACTTGATCGATTTCCTCGCGTG GCCGGTACTTGCTCTTGGATATCCTCT ATGTGCTTCAATCAGAGCGATTGAGACTGGCTCCAAGTATCACATGAGGAAGCTAGTCACATATTGGACCATCTTTTCCTTTGTTTCATTGTTCGACTGCCTTTTTGAGAAACTTATCCAATG GGTTCCTCTGTGGCCATATATAAAATTACATACCATATGTTGGTTGGTAATACCTCAGTTTAATGGCGCGTGTTATTTTTATGGAAATCTTATTCATCCATGTTTGTCGGTGAATGTTATCACTCAGGTTTATGATGTTTACCAACGCCTTTTATGTTTGTGCTTGTCTGTCAACCTTCAAACTGTCACTGACTGGTTTAACAAGCCAATGGAAGAACCCTGTGAATCACTTGTGTCTGTGGCAAAGGAAGAAAATAGATCTGATGCTCCGGACAAGCTTAATTCAAACAAG TCCAAGTATTTTAGTTTGAATCATCATGTAGAAGAAATCAAGACTACAAATAATAGTGATGAAGCAGGAATGCTCAATCCCAACCAG AGGGGTGTTCCTGTTTGGGAAGATATATTAATGTGA